A window from Hemibagrus wyckioides isolate EC202008001 linkage group LG19, SWU_Hwy_1.0, whole genome shotgun sequence encodes these proteins:
- the rhno1 gene encoding RAD9, HUS1, RAD1-interacting nuclear orphan protein 1, whose amino-acid sequence MPRATRKKRLLNPHRSQLLFVEQPRSGSRHEYGPQLRSAINPRSFVSEQSRQGVQVHPWVSPQFTSLEDTAVRCGGQRRKKNNHQLPTSTLNRTSLSTQFRSTACKYPTLLFASSNSVPLRSRRGLGQNGTVSRVGDSPETRHPQCQIDGSVASVSHDDTPRTTSLNTLACNVSTGAQVTPKPINFAAGKLTSSLTPRTSTAETSSIPTPPHIQTPEMPPCDHVVSSSIHSLLFSPNQPRTPPRTEKLLVRDTPESDYGLRVTWRRRKKLKRLLTERGQLRETEVMISNHWSEVV is encoded by the exons ATGCCTCGCGCCACGCGGAAAAAGAGGCTGCTGAATCCACACAGATCTCAGCTGCTGTTTGTAGAGCAACCCAGAAGTGGATCCAGACACGAGTATGGACCACAGTTACGAAGCGCGATTAATCCGAGGTCCTTTGTGTCCGAGCAATCACGGCAAGGCGTCCAAGTTCATCCATGG GTGTCTCCTCAGTTTACCTCGCTGGAAGATACAGCAGTCAGATGTGGTGGacaaagaaggaagaagaataATCATCAACTCCCCACAAGCACTTTAAACAGAACATCGCTTTCAACTCAATTTAGGTCAACTGCTTGCAAATACCCTACTTTGTTATTTGCTAGCAGTAATTCGGTTCCCCTGAGAAGTCGGAGAGGTCTCGGTCAAAACGGCACTGTGTCCCGTGTTGGGGATTCTCCAGAAACAAGGCATCCTCAGTGTCAGATTGACGGAAGTGTTGCTTCAGTCAGTCATGATGATACACCAAGGACGACTTCTCTAAACACATTGGCATGTAACGTGAGTACAGGAGCTCAAGTCACCCCTAAACCCATTAATTTTGCAGCTGGAAAACTGACGAGCTCTTTGACACCACGTACATCTACGGCTGAAACCAGCAGCATTCCCACTCCCCCTCACATCCAGACTCCTGAAATGCCACCCTGTGATCACGTGGTTTCATCCTCCATTCACAGCCTCCTCTTTTCCCCAAATCAACCAAGAACTCCTCCGAGAACTGAAAAACTCCTAGTGAGAGACACACCAGAGAGTGACTATGGGTTGAGGGTGACctggagaaggaggaagaaactCAAGAGATTACTGACAGAGCGAGGTCAGCTCCGTGAAACTGAGGTCATGATCAGCAATCACTGGTCTGAGGTTGTGTGA
- the foxm1 gene encoding forkhead box protein M1, which produces MNKMRESPRRPIILKRRKLPFQRNEGGGQQNKSSTAPGAQSVPDGICIMDHPTMPDTQVVVIPKTADLQSVINVLTAKGKERGVEGPNKFILLSGSSGSEDGVEALSRATSESKNLLGPEAGVAGDAKALPSSRLKSEQDCSVLNNSLTNIQWLGRMNTQVSGAEVEKKESNKENFDSCAQLQEPQHTEEEAGAVKGPLSERPPYSYMAMIQFAINSKKNKKMTLKEIYNWIEDHFPYFRNVAKPGWKNSIRHNLSLHDMFIRETTPDGKISFWTIKPEANRCLTLDQVYKPTVDPAAPSYPQTTQIYYPQQQKRVMADPKKATTCTTERKMKPLLPRTDSYLVPIQLPLTPSLFLPSPAAALSLSTPQQSTAAPNPISRTGCKRLCIAPKVPKSESSVVVISTPVPEVKEERVCVPVSEPCSSKRKEMSSSRRKQRLVTPSTEEPVLLFPDSTFFDSGLASDVSAFQEVEPDPEPRRDPQLEGETFKTPIKGSHPASSTPSKALEPWKITPLGKGSRSVLDFSPIRTPPQRHEHSGLSFSSTPFKELPLFNSPRELLTSCSRDPQTANRSLTEGLVLDTMNDSLSKILVDISFSGLEDDDLGMANLSWSQFIPELK; this is translated from the exons ATGAACAAGATGAGGGAGAGTCCCAGGAGACCGATAATCCTCAAGAGGAGGAAACTGCCGTTTCAGAGAAACGAGGGCGGTGGGCAGCAGAACAAATCTTCAACAGCACCCGGAGCGCAGTCCGTCCCAGATGGCATTTGCATCATGGACCATCCCACGATGCCGGACACGCAAGTGGTGGTCATACCAAAAACCGCCGATCTTCAGAGTGTCATCAATGTGCTGACTGCTAAAGGGAAGGAACGTGGTGTAGAGGGGCCAAACAAGTTTATTTTGCTGAGTGGAAGCAGTGGATCTGAGGATGGAGTCGAAGCTCTGAGCCGTGCCACGTCAGAGAGTAAAAATCTCCTCGGACCTGAAGCAGGTGTAGCCGGAGATGCCAAAGCTCTCCCGAGCAGCAGAT TGAAATCCGAGCAGGACTGCAGTGTGTTAAATAACAGCCTGACAAACATCCAGTGGTTGGGGAGAATGAACACGCAGGTCTCAGGTGCCGAGGTAGAAAAGAAAGAGTCTAATAAAGAGAATTTCGACAGCTGTGCACAGCTCCAAGAG CCACAGCACACAGAGGAAGAAGCAGGTGCCGTTAAGGGCCCTTTGTCAGAAAGACCACCATACTCCTACATGGCCATGATCCAGTTTGCTATCAACAGCAAGAAAAATAAGAAGATGACTCTAAAGGAAATCTATAACTGGATAGAGGACCATTTCCCCTACTTCCGAAATGTAGCAAAACCTGGCTGGAAG AACTCCATTCGCCATAACCTCTCCTTGCACGATATGTTCATCCGAGAGACCACACCAGACGGCAAGATCTCCTTCTGGACCATTAAACCCGAGGCAAACCGCTGTCTCACATTAGACCAGGTTTACAAG CCTACCGTTGATCCAGCAGCCCCCTCTTATCCACAAACCACGCAAATCTATTACCCACAA CAGCAGAAGCGAGTTATGGCTGATCCTAAGAAAGCTACAACCTGCACCACAG AGAGGAAAATGAAGCCTCTCCTGCCTCGTACGGACTCGTACCTTGTGCCTATTCAGCTTCCTCTGACTCCTTCTCTCTTCCTGCCCTCCCCGGCAGCCGCGCTCTCTCTGTCCACCCCTCAGCAGAGCACCGCTGCCCCCAACCCCATCTCCAGAACAGGGTGCAAGAGGCTTTGCATCGCTCCCAAG GTCCCGAAGAGTGAATCCAGCGTGGTGGTGATATCTACCCCGGTCCCTGAAGTGAAggaggagcgtgtgtgtgtacccgtCAGTGAACCCTGCAGCAGCAAACGGAAGGAGATGAGCAGCTCGCGTCGTAAGCAGCGTCTAGTCACACCTTCCACCGAGGAGCCTGTCCTGCTCTTCCCAGACAGCACTTTCTTCGACTCGGGCTTGGCCTCGGACGTCTCTGCCTTCCAGGAAGTGGAGCCGGATCCAGAGCCCCGGCGTGACCCGCAGCTGGAAGGCGAAACTTTTAAAACGCCCATCAAAGGGAGCCACCCAGCTTCGTCTACACCCAGCAAGGCGCTGGAGCCATGGAAGATCACGCCGCTGGGTAAAGGGAGCCGCAGTGTGCTGGATTTCAGCCCGATCCGAACACCGCCGCAGAGGCACGAGCACAGCGGCTTGAGCTTCAGCAGCACGCCTTTCAAAGAGCTGCCACTGTTTAATTCACCCCGTGAGCTTCTCACTTCCTGTTCCCGTGACCCGCAGACGGCCAACCGCTCGCTCACCGAGGGCCTTGTACTGGACACCATGAACGACA